A section of the Paenibacillus aurantius genome encodes:
- a CDS encoding glycosylhydrolase-like jelly roll fold domain-containing protein, with protein MTSIPLEKQFLDPSEEYTPIPFWFWNDEITEKELVRQMGDFADKGVTGFVIHPRMGIPETLPYLSDAYLSLVHTAVKEAAARNMQVILYDEAMYPSGSAEGKVVEGNPEYASRGLIMREVTATQPVHLPSFLEAGDSLVSVQAVRKAPDGSLDPAETVLLRPSGGSVSLEGLEGGEWTILLFIETFTKGTIRGIHFGEDDGEANAPASADLLNPVATAKFIRLTHEAYYERLQSYFGTTVIAMFTDEPDIMGRGHRRGLKAWTRDFLTLFIGKGNREEDLPLLWLEDPAGRASSVRSRHRKAVQERLVSAYYKPLSEWCEEHGIALTGHPAGSDEIGLLELFQIPGQDVVWRWVAPENSLGVEGRHSTAAKCSSDAARHRGRRRNLNEVFGVCGPNNGWDLSAGDMKWYLDWLFVRGVNLICPHAFYYSVDGPRRYNERPPDVGPNNIWWPHYSLISRYIKRMSWLMTDSPNTTSLAILCREDEMPWRIAKPLYESQREFNYLEEALLRDVSIIQDGRIHLADNAYSIVLVEEDLGLTPETVRRLDEFSLQGGTIIRLRKGGDEDRVSLERASAISEPDEVVSVLDKLIGPTVLLTPRNARLRVSHVMKEGQPFFLLVNEGEEAYEGTVTLPVIGKAEAWKAWRGEITGVPAVSADDSGLTLPVELGRRESILYRILPDEDPVISAAKKSPRPPSIEHLQEGWMAEAPSFPTAPPSLGSWSGLEKLKHVSGTVTYRNSFDRERGAQDEGIRLDLGEVGEIAEVRVNGQEAGVLLWAPYRLDITPYLKSGRNELEIRVTNSLANRLDESPLPAGLIGPVVLETYR; from the coding sequence ATGACATCCATCCCGCTGGAGAAGCAGTTCCTTGACCCGTCAGAGGAATATACCCCGATTCCTTTCTGGTTCTGGAATGATGAGATTACGGAAAAAGAACTGGTAAGGCAGATGGGGGATTTTGCGGATAAAGGGGTGACCGGCTTCGTCATCCATCCCCGGATGGGCATACCGGAAACGCTGCCTTATCTCTCCGATGCCTATCTTAGCTTGGTCCATACGGCTGTGAAGGAAGCGGCCGCAAGAAACATGCAGGTCATTCTCTACGATGAAGCGATGTATCCCTCCGGCTCGGCCGAAGGCAAGGTCGTGGAAGGAAACCCGGAATATGCAAGCAGGGGACTTATCATGCGGGAGGTCACCGCAACTCAACCTGTCCATCTGCCCTCCTTTCTGGAGGCAGGGGATTCCCTCGTTTCCGTGCAAGCGGTACGGAAAGCCCCCGACGGCTCCCTCGATCCGGCTGAAACGGTTTTGCTCAGGCCGAGCGGGGGCAGCGTTTCCCTGGAGGGGCTCGAGGGAGGGGAATGGACCATCCTCTTGTTCATCGAGACCTTTACCAAGGGGACGATCCGGGGCATTCACTTCGGGGAGGATGACGGGGAGGCGAATGCGCCGGCCTCGGCGGATCTGCTGAATCCCGTCGCCACAGCCAAATTCATACGGCTGACGCATGAAGCCTACTATGAACGGCTGCAGAGCTATTTCGGCACGACCGTGATCGCGATGTTTACGGACGAGCCCGACATCATGGGCAGGGGCCACCGCAGAGGGCTTAAAGCCTGGACACGGGATTTCCTGACCTTGTTCATAGGTAAAGGAAACCGGGAGGAGGATCTCCCGCTTTTGTGGCTGGAGGACCCCGCCGGGCGGGCATCGTCCGTCCGTTCCCGCCACCGCAAGGCGGTGCAGGAGCGGCTCGTCTCCGCATACTACAAGCCCTTGAGCGAATGGTGCGAAGAGCATGGCATTGCGTTGACCGGCCATCCCGCCGGAAGCGACGAGATCGGGCTGCTGGAGCTTTTTCAGATTCCCGGACAGGATGTGGTCTGGCGCTGGGTGGCTCCGGAGAACAGCCTGGGGGTGGAGGGCCGGCACAGCACGGCGGCCAAGTGTTCCTCCGATGCGGCCCGGCACCGGGGAAGGCGGCGGAACCTGAATGAAGTCTTCGGCGTATGCGGTCCGAATAACGGATGGGACCTGTCCGCCGGCGACATGAAGTGGTACCTGGATTGGCTTTTTGTGAGGGGAGTGAACCTGATCTGCCCGCATGCTTTCTATTATTCCGTGGACGGCCCGCGCCGCTACAACGAGAGACCACCGGATGTCGGCCCGAACAATATTTGGTGGCCGCATTATTCCCTCATCTCCCGGTATATCAAAAGAATGAGCTGGCTTATGACCGACAGCCCGAACACCACTTCATTGGCCATTCTCTGCCGGGAGGATGAGATGCCTTGGCGGATCGCCAAGCCCCTCTATGAGAGCCAAAGGGAGTTTAATTACCTCGAAGAGGCACTGCTAAGGGATGTTAGTATTATACAAGACGGCAGGATCCACCTAGCGGACAATGCCTATTCGATCGTTCTTGTGGAAGAAGACCTGGGCCTGACCCCGGAAACCGTGCGCCGGTTAGACGAGTTTTCCCTTCAGGGAGGAACGATTATCCGGCTGCGGAAGGGAGGAGATGAAGACCGGGTCAGCCTGGAGAGAGCCTCCGCGATTAGCGAACCCGATGAAGTGGTTTCGGTTCTGGATAAGCTAATCGGTCCTACCGTGCTTCTCACTCCCCGGAATGCCCGTCTTCGCGTGAGCCATGTCATGAAGGAAGGACAGCCTTTCTTTCTTCTTGTGAATGAAGGGGAGGAGGCCTACGAAGGAACGGTTACTTTGCCGGTTATAGGGAAGGCGGAAGCTTGGAAGGCCTGGAGGGGAGAGATAACCGGCGTCCCGGCCGTTTCGGCGGATGACAGCGGGTTGACCCTGCCGGTTGAGCTCGGCCGCAGGGAGAGTATCCTTTACCGGATCCTTCCCGACGAAGATCCGGTGATCTCAGCGGCTAAGAAGTCCCCGCGGCCTCCGAGTATAGAGCATTTGCAGGAGGGCTGGATGGCGGAGGCCCCATCCTTTCCCACTGCTCCTCCCTCCCTTGGTTCCTGGTCCGGGCTCGAAAAGCTGAAGCACGTTTCCGGTACGGTTACCTACCGGAATTCCTTTGATAGGGAGAGGGGAGCGCAGGACGAAGGGATTAGGCTCGACTTGGGCGAGGTTGGAGAGATAGCCGAGGTCCGGGTGAACGGGCAGGAGGCCGGTGTGCTGTTGTGGGCCCCTTATCGCTTGGACATTACCCCTTATCTGAAATCCGGCAGGAATGAGTTGGAGATCCGGGTCACGAACAGCTTAGCGAACCGGCTGGATGAATCGCCTCTTCCGGCGGGCCTTATTGGGCCGGTTGTTTTAGAGACTTACCGATAA
- a CDS encoding alpha/beta fold hydrolase, with protein MNTVTTKDGTRIAYEKKGDGPALILVDGALCSRSQGPNGPLAALLQKHFTVYTYDRRGRGGSGNSSSYSIDYEIQDLEALIREAGGTVHLYGISSGAALALEAANRLSSVKKLALYEAPFIVDDSRAPLPATYRERMESLLASGKRSAAVKHFMRAGVGLPAPLVAIMPLMPAWSKLKAVAHTLPYDTLLTMEHQRGSAASLERWASLSVPSLVMAGGKSPQWMRNAMHSLAHTLPSAQLETLPGQTHIVKPSVLAPVLQRFFLS; from the coding sequence ATGAATACCGTAACCACCAAAGATGGAACGCGGATCGCTTATGAGAAGAAAGGGGACGGTCCTGCTTTGATTCTCGTTGACGGCGCTCTTTGCAGCCGTTCCCAAGGACCGAATGGGCCGTTAGCGGCTTTGCTGCAGAAGCATTTTACGGTTTACACTTATGACCGGAGAGGACGCGGCGGCAGCGGGAACTCCTCCTCCTATTCGATTGATTATGAAATCCAGGACCTTGAGGCTTTGATCCGGGAAGCCGGGGGCACGGTTCATCTTTATGGAATCTCGTCCGGGGCCGCCTTAGCGCTTGAGGCAGCGAACCGGCTGTCTTCGGTTAAGAAGCTGGCGCTCTACGAGGCTCCCTTTATTGTCGATGATAGCCGGGCTCCCCTTCCCGCCACCTATAGGGAGCGGATGGAAAGCCTGTTGGCATCCGGAAAACGGAGCGCTGCGGTCAAGCATTTTATGAGAGCAGGCGTCGGCCTGCCGGCTCCGCTGGTGGCCATCATGCCGCTAATGCCTGCATGGTCGAAGCTAAAAGCGGTTGCCCATACGCTTCCGTATGACACGCTGTTGACCATGGAGCATCAAAGAGGTTCGGCTGCGTCACTGGAGAGGTGGGCGTCCTTATCCGTCCCTTCTCTTGTCATGGCGGGAGGAAAAAGCCCCCAGTGGATGCGTAATGCTATGCATTCTCTTGCCCATACGCTTCCCTCCGCTCAACTGGAGACCCTGCCCGGACAAACGCACATCGTGAAGCCTTCTGTGTTGGCACCGGTTCTGCAAAGGTTTTTCTTGAGCTGA